The following are encoded in a window of Colletotrichum lupini chromosome 3, complete sequence genomic DNA:
- a CDS encoding F-box domain-containing protein produces MAGFDLLAGSPEHTAAAYQALVNAPRNIRTHANAAGGNDDQAILSSSVYCPGIARDAHQNLINHQNGSKHSNHRLVMDPAIEANLLQSMARIDLAHTHAIRTDSHRTIVGSAYVHPRVGSSSSHGSSSTDRLSISSGARQGPAYYNATDYKAGENTGIDKGKGSEKTNSSPPTTISPDSTSANVGGSNTKTQGQKLNAPDGTPERAPGWVLPRFRGQAMPVREPVNAGAQNNFPGGPRASLAGQVQPQPRQSGSESSRNRVFIPQPDVGMPSTHRNGTKPMNSQAPIGTGRWDHHTLRELLTPQATSVWAQYEPRPAVVQKGFQSYAPVGEFRPMNAVTRTFFRPECDPQKDLKMAQGVSANYKGDALNPRNLSDDIPECKNVSFFLTNLPADVTYSQLLGQIRGMGRVWATVINPPDGHEHFTSAAKLVFFELAAAQRFYAHCRNPARRLIISSYAVKIVRNRVRKAEEDVGGYHSRVLVVTGELSFVNKDTLLRYFRMKLDFDTEDVIAHVQDPQTGMGELEIRFACYRNQSESARQALSKEYPPGATLPDGRMSPIWELRYGNNKHGSDGLEVTYTCLGREKFWILSLICVEDGHGYTDSHGGPPAMNQILFLNCAQFIFHSCIVTLIQRRSRPGSYKNPQGLHLDRSLIEIPCSFLLELYICGLFSPSTYLHHLIRERHQGLRLTGISPKMKEADEISGTSSKGPKASHKRKDTASTKVNPAKVSPAVKSSPKPTMAATTSEGPVVDNSIFTVINSDGTTSYYTSTGELIEGESSRHTEATKEVTDSERVTAKGALNLRSKKTERMKRKLEKKTAKSSARRTTQLLDLPNETLVDIISNMLPSEVLKTAQTCKTLRKLIQHNEKLLSRKIISQRYPVLSKCFRLPVTLDEIDPELHPVLKNDARIDMLGIHRRYVHIPQPEPYVLCTCLTCVLRWQACCIIVDFNKWRPNLDSGVPITIMRRGQDASWNLVWKDRITETVLHAIRSPLAYAHLLEVHLNNTCAAIKRQRANKGNRRRHFEMSEADAESLTDAFLEGNGPPTIDLPYSRDNYYMLEAYMPARTWLKDEEKWVYIPADFHDRDLDWVAKRWGPEWGVTHNRDRPNEQMMGPA; encoded by the exons ATGGCTGGTTTCGATCTTCTCGCTGGATCTCCCGAGCACACTGCTGCTGCTTACCAGGCTTTGGTCAATGCTCCTCGCAATATTCGAACGCATGCCAACGCTGCTGGAGGCAACGATGATCAAGCTATTCTTTCCAGCTCTGTCTATTGCCCGGGTATTGCCCGGGATGCTCACCAGAACCTGATCAACCATCAAAATGGCAGCAAGCACTCCAACCACAGATTGGTCATGGATCCTGCGATTGAAGCGAATTTGCTCCAAAGCATGGCCCGGATTGATCTCGCCCATACCCATGCCATTCGGACTGATAGTCATCGCACCATCGTTGGAAGCGCCTACGTTCACCCCCGAGTCGGCTCATCCTCCAGCCATGGGTCTTCAAGCACCGATCGGCTTTCCATCTCGTCCGGTGCCCGCCAAGGTCCAGCCTACTACAACGCCACCGACTATAAAGCTGGCGAGAATACGGGAATCGATAAGGGCAAGGGCAGTGAGAAGACCAACTCCTCTCCACCCACCACTATCTCTCCTGATTCCACTTCTGCAAACGTCGGCGGCTCCAACACCAAGACTCAAGGCCAGAAGCTCAATGCGCCAGATGGAACTCCCGAGAGAGCTCCTGGCTGGGTTTTGCCTCGTTTCCGCGGCCAAGCCATGCCTGTTCGAGAGCCCGTGAATGCTGGTGCTCAAAACAACTTCCCAGGCGGCCCTCGTGCGAGTTTGGCTGGTCAGGTGCAGCCACAGCCGCGGCAGTCTGGCTCCGAGTCAAGTCGCAACCGAGTCTTCATCCCTCAGCCAGATGTTGGAATGCCGTCAACCCATCGCAATGGCACGAAGCCCATGAACAGCCAAGCTCCAATCGGCACAGGTCGTTGGGACCATCATACCCTGAGGGAGTTGCTCACTCCTCAAGCCACGTCTGTCTGGGCTCAGTATGAGCCTCGACCTGCGGTTGTTCAGAAGGGCTTCCAATCTTACGCTCCAGTTGGCGAGTTTCGGCCAATGAACGCCGTCACTCGAACATTCTTCCGCCCCGAGTGCGATCCCCAGAAGGATCTCAAAATGGCCCAGGGTGTCTCGGCTAACTACAAGGGCGATGCTTTGAACCCGCGCAACCTTTCGGATGACATTCCGGAGTGCAAGAATgtctccttcttcttgacCAATCTCCCAGCGGACGTCACCTACAGCCAGCTCCTGGGTCAAATTCGCGGCATGGGACGTGTCTGGGCCACTGTGATCAATCCTCCAGATGGTCACGAGCATTTCACCTCGGCCGCTAAGTTGGTGTTCTTCGAGCTGGCCGCGGCCCAGCGCTTCTACGCTCACTGTAGAAACCCGGCCCGTCGTCTCATCATCAGTAGCTACGCCGTCAAGATTGTTCGCAACCGGGTTCGAAAGGCCGAGGAAGATGTCGGCGGCTACCACTCTCGTGTTCTCGTCGTTACCGGCGAGTTGTCCTTTGTCAACAAGGACACTCTGCTGCGTTACTTCCGCATGAAGCTCGATTTCGACACCGAGGATGTCATCGCCCATGTTCAAGACCCTCAGACTGGAATGGGAGAGCTTGAAATCCGGTTCGCCTGCTATCGGAACCAGTCCGAGTCTGCTCGTCAAGCGCTGAGCAAGGAGTATCCTCCCGGTGCCACCCTTCCAGATGGCAGGATGTCTCCAATTTGGGAGCTCAGATACGGT AACAACAAGCACGGATCGGACGGACTGGAAGTCACTTACACTTGTCTTGGGAGGGAGAAGTTCTGGATTTTGAGTTTGATTTGTGTTGAG GATGGACACGGATACACGGATAGTCATGGAGGTCCTCCGGCAATGAATCAAATTTTGTTTCTGAATTGCGCTCAGTTCATTTTCCACTCATGTATCGTGACACTCATTCAGCGGCGAAGTCGCCCAGGGAGTTACAAAAACCCTCAGGGGTTGCATCTTGATCGCTCCTT GATTGAAATCCCCTGCTCTTTCCTCTTGGAGCTGTACATATGTGGTCT CTTCTCACCCTCAACTTACCTCCATCACTTGATAAGAGAAAGACACCAGGGCTTGAGGCTCACGGGAATCTCACCGAAGATGAAGGAAGCTGATGAAATCTCAGGAACCTCATCGAAGGGACCCAAAGCCTCTCACAAGCGGAAGGATACGGCCTCCACGAAAGTCAATCCTGCCAAAGTATCTCCGGCTGTGAAAAGCTCACCAAAACCAACGATGGCAGCAACTACGTCAGAAGGGCCAGTCGTCGACAACTCAATTTTCACGGTCATCAACAGTGATGGCACAACTTCCTACTACACAAGCACCGGTGAGCTGATCGAAGGCGAGTCTTCAAGACACACCGAAGCCACAAAGGAAGTCACCGATAGCGAGCGTGTCACAGCAAAGGGCGCGCTCAATCTACGCTCAAAGAAGACTGAGAGAATGAAGCGGAAACTTGAGAAGAAGACTGCAAAGTCCTCAGCTCGCCGGACAACTCAACTCCTCGACCTTCCCAATGAGACTCTTGTCGACATTATCAGCAACATGCTTCCCAGCGAGGTTTTGAAGACTGCCCAGACCTGCAAGACACTCCGCAAGCTCATCCAACACAACGAGAAGCTTCTCTCGCGCAAAATCATCTCTCAACGATACCCAGTTCTTTCCAAGTGCTTCAGGCTTCCAGTAACACTCGACGAGATCGACCCAGAACTTCACCCGGTCCTCAAGAATGACGCCAGAATCGACATGCTCGGTATCCACCGGCGATACGTCCACATCCCTCAACCCGAGCCCTACGTCTTATGCACCTGCCTCACCTGCGTCTTGCGCTGGCAGGCCTGCTGCATCATTGTCGACTTCAACAAGTGGCGCCCCAATCTCGACTCCGGGGTTCCCATCACTATCATGCGCCGGGGTCAAGACGCTTCGTGGAACTTGGTCTGGAAAGACAGAATTACAGAAACCGTGCTCCATGCCATCCGCTCCCCGCTCGCCTACGCTCACCTCCTCGAGGTCCATCTCAACAACACCTGTGCCGCGATCAAGAGGCAGAGAGCGAACAAGGGTAACCGTCGTCGCCACTTTGAGATGTCCGAGGCCGACGCGGAGTCTCTCACAGACGCCTTCTTGGAGGGGAACGGCCCGCCCACCATCGATCTCCCCTACTCGCGGGATAACTATTACATGCTCGAGGCGTACATGCCCGCCAGAACCTGGCTCAAAGACGAAGAGAAATGGGTCTATATCCCGGCGGACTTTCACGATAGAGACCTTGATTGGGTCGCGAAGCGATGGGGTCCGGAATGGGGCGTCACACATAATCGGGACAGGCCTAATGAGCAGATGATGGGACCGGCTTAG
- a CDS encoding L-ornithine-N5-monooxygenase, with product MENILSTLSATLGTGIGLSCALAAGAGLLAHWGYYIRGHRSMEVFNILVIHGVALMLLFIKSVTSLGFATGTTAHLAISSSYFAGLFTSIVVYRLIFHPLRRFPGPFPARIMKPYIMWLNRDWKLHEKYLEMHEKHGDFVRVGPNDISVVNLDAITKIHGPQTQCTKRNTGFYDALRTKGELNLDSLSHNEAHRDRRKVWDQALGSKGDAASPLIPLGLKFSGTLERYEEETRTVLRTWLSRLEEVQGKPINASHYAKLIPFDNMGRVGYGRDFGTVRDGREDRMLDLIETTFKLGARLGQTPWPLVFLAKLPRMGMQKEFEDLGVRLVDERIAVDSDESHDMLKYFLDDYKSEKPKSFFNVNIMYSDSQAILIGATYARDTISCTLGYAFYYIARDAGLRQRLYEEIAPMHSKTLEGEFAVTDLNKLDLLEAVIAETLRMYAPAPINGPRMAPSEGVTIDGTYIPGDVTLCTPIHCYHRSHKYWRYPNEFIPERWTTRPELVIDRRAFLPFSYGRYDCVGRRLAWNVLRLTIAYTLWNYDFEFAPGEDGETFEEEAKFQLIIKPAKLDCVFTKRPETRL from the exons ATGGAAAACATTTTATCTACACTGAGCGCCACACTGGGCACCGGAATTGGCTTATCCTGCGCCCTGGCGGCGGGAGCTGGTCTCCTAGCACACTGGGGCTACTATATCCGCGGGCACAGGAGCATGGAGGTGTTCAATATCTTGGTCATCCACGGCGTCGCACTGATGCTTCTCTTCATCAAGTCCGTCACAAGTCTGGGATTCGCAACGGGTACAACGGCGCATCTTGCAATATCCAGCTCTTACTTTGCAGGCCTATTTACCAGTATCGTGGTATACCGCCTAATATTCCACCCTCTGCGCCGGTTCCCCGGTCCTTTTCCGGCCAGAATTATGAAGCCCTACATCATGTGGCTCAACAGAGATTGGAAATTGCATGAAAAATATCTCGAGATGCACGAGAAGCACGGAGATTTCGTGCGCGTTG GCCCCAACGACATCTCAGTCGTCAACCTAGACGCCATCACCAAGATCCACGGACCACAGACACAGTGCACCAAGCGCAATACCGGATTCTACGACGCTTTGAGGACAAAGGGCGAGTTGAACTTGGATTCTCTTTCGCACAACGAGGCACACCGCGACAGGCGTAAAGTCTGGGACCAAGCTTTAGGAAGCAAAGGTGACGCCGCATCCCCTCTCATTCCACTAGGCCTCAAATTTTCAGGGA CCCTCGAAAGATACGAAGAAGAAACCCGCACCGTCCTCCGAACCTGGCTATCTCGCCTCGAAGAAGTCCAAGGAAAGCCAATCAACGCCTCGCACTACGCGAAACTCATCCCCTTTGACAATATGGGCCGTGTAGGCTACGGCCGAGACTTCGGTACCGTCCGAGACGGCAGAGAGGATAGGATGCTCGACCTCATTGAGACGACGTTCAAGTTGGGCGCTCGACTGGGGCAGACGCCTTGGCCGCTCGTGTTCCTGGCGAAGCTGCCGCGGATGGGTATGCAAAAGGAGTTTGAGGATTTGGGGGTTCGACTTGTGGATGAGAGGATCGCC GTTGATTCTGATGAATCTCACGATATGTTGAAGTACTTCCTCGACGACTATAAGTCTGAGAAACCAAAGTCTTTCTTCAATGTCAATATCATGTATTCCGACTCTCAAGCCATCCTCATCGGAGCGACGTAC GCCAGAGACACAATATCCTGCACTTTGGGGTACGCCTTCTATTACATCGCCCGCGACGCCGGACTCCGTCAGCGTCTTTACGAAGAGATTGCGCCTATGCACTCCAAGACTTTGGAAGGGGAATTCGCTGTGACGGACCTCAATAAGCTTGATCTGCTTGAAGCTGTCATCGCCGAGACCCTTCGGATGTATGCGCCCGCGCCGATCAATGGGCCCAGAATGGCTCCGTCGGAGGGTGTGACGATTGATGGGACTTACATCCCTGGAGACGTGACTTTATGTACGCCAATCCACTGCTATCATCGAA GCCACAAGTACTGGAGGTACCCTAATGAGTTCATACCCGAGCGCTGGACGACTCGCCCAGAGTTGGTCATTGACCGGAGGGCTTTCTTGCCTTTTAGCTACG GTCGGTATGACTGTGTAGGAAGGCGTCTGGCTTGGAACGTTCTGCGGCTAACCATTGCCTATACTCTCTGGAACTATGACTTTGAATTTGCCCCTGGAGAAGACGGCGAGACGTTTGAGGAAGAAGCCAAGTTTcagctaattattaagccCGCAAAGTTGGATTGTGTTTTTACGAAGAGGCCCGAGACTCGGTTGTGA